A DNA window from Candidatus Sulfidibacterium hydrothermale contains the following coding sequences:
- a CDS encoding LuxE/PaaK family acyltransferase encodes MKYLDQLFEIKDALNHTEETDRIFLEAVKEAFMFHYTHNQMYKNLCDAEHFDINTVKTTDDLARIPHLLVEAFKWYDLLSIDKSEVEATFTSSGTSGQKSHISWDKASHQRQTLMRERIIESYGLKSDKEVNYLIFAYSPAVSEGKGAAYAHQMYSTFAPTHKKVFAIDADEQGKAFFSEKRCVEAFSDFQKDGIPLRVIGFPAFIYDTLLYMQAENIRFQFPEDSLMIIAGGWKTAEKKSIPFDEFAMLTEKYLGIGESRIRDVYGFVEHGVPYITCEHHHFHVPIYSQAFARKPGTLEVLPEGEKGLLHVISPYNLAQPALSILSTDYAIIRSQCPCGRTGKYIELKGRAGLKKHEGCAITATELLKATHEQQKH; translated from the coding sequence ATGAAATATCTGGATCAATTATTCGAAATAAAAGATGCGCTGAATCACACCGAAGAGACCGACCGCATCTTTCTCGAAGCGGTAAAAGAAGCTTTTATGTTTCATTACACCCACAATCAAATGTATAAAAACCTGTGCGACGCCGAGCATTTCGACATCAACACGGTAAAAACCACCGACGACCTTGCCCGCATTCCGCATCTGCTGGTGGAAGCATTTAAATGGTACGATTTGCTTTCCATCGACAAATCGGAAGTGGAAGCCACGTTTACGTCCAGCGGCACCAGCGGACAAAAGAGTCATATCTCGTGGGACAAAGCTTCGCACCAGCGCCAGACACTCATGCGCGAACGCATCATCGAGAGTTACGGACTGAAAAGCGACAAAGAAGTCAATTATCTGATTTTTGCCTATTCGCCGGCGGTATCCGAAGGCAAGGGAGCCGCTTATGCCCATCAGATGTATTCGACTTTTGCCCCCACCCACAAAAAAGTTTTTGCCATTGATGCCGACGAGCAGGGCAAAGCTTTTTTCAGCGAGAAACGTTGTGTGGAAGCCTTTTCCGATTTCCAAAAAGACGGTATTCCGTTGCGGGTCATCGGCTTTCCGGCTTTTATTTACGATACGCTTTTGTACATGCAGGCCGAAAACATCCGGTTTCAGTTTCCCGAAGACAGCCTGATGATTATTGCCGGAGGATGGAAAACCGCCGAAAAAAAATCCATTCCTTTCGATGAGTTTGCAATGCTTACCGAAAAATATCTCGGCATCGGCGAAAGCCGCATCCGCGATGTGTACGGATTTGTGGAACACGGCGTTCCGTACATTACCTGCGAACATCACCATTTTCATGTACCCATTTATTCGCAGGCTTTTGCCAGAAAACCCGGCACTCTCGAAGTGCTGCCCGAAGGCGAAAAAGGGCTGTTGCATGTTATTTCGCCTTACAACCTGGCCCAGCCGGCCCTGTCCATCCTTTCTACCGATTATGCCATCATCCGGTCACAGTGCCCTTGCGGACGAACCGGAAAATATATTGAGCTGAAAGGCAGAGCCGGACTGAAAAAACATGAAGGCTGCGCCATTACGGCCACCGAACTCTTAAAAGCAACCCACGAACAACAAAAACATTAA